The following proteins are encoded in a genomic region of Cricetulus griseus strain 17A/GY chromosome 7, alternate assembly CriGri-PICRH-1.0, whole genome shotgun sequence:
- the Atpaf2 gene encoding ATP synthase mitochondrial F1 complex assembly factor 2 isoform X1 has translation MHLTTLCNTSLDNPTQRNKDQMIRAAVKFLDTDTICYRVEEPETLVELQKNEWDPVIEWAEKRYGVEIGSSTSIMGPSIPTQTREVLTSHLSSYNMWALQGIEFVVAQLKSMVLTLGLIDRRLTVEQAVLLSRLEEEYQIQKWGNIEWAHDYELQELRARTAAGTLFVHLCLESSTVKHKLLQE, from the exons ACCACATTGTGCAACACATCCTTGGACAATCCAACCCAGCGAAACAAGGATCAGATGATCCGGGCAGCTGTAAAGTTCTTAGACACTGACACCATTTG CTACAGGGTGGAAGAGCCAGAGACATTAGTGGAACTTCAGAAGAACGAATGGGATCCAGTCATAGAATGGGCTGAGAAAAG ATACGGCGTGGAGATCGGCTCCTCCACAAGCATAATGGGACCCAGCATACCTACCCAGACCCGAGAGGTGCTTACCAGCCACTTGTCCTCTTACAACATGTGGGCCCTACAAG ggattGAGTTTGTAGTGGCCCAGCTCAAGTCCATGGTGCTGACCTTGGGCCTGATTGACCGGCGCCTGACTGTGGAGCAGGCTGTGCTTCTGTCACGTCTGGAGGAGGAGTACCAG ATCCAGAAGTGGGGCAACATTGAATGGGCCCACGACTATGAGCTCCAGGAGCTTCGGGCTCGCACTGCCGCTGGTACCCTTTTTGTCCACCTCTGCTTGGAAAGCTCTACGGTCAAGCACAAGCTCCTACAAGAGTGA